From Dermochelys coriacea isolate rDerCor1 chromosome 15, rDerCor1.pri.v4, whole genome shotgun sequence, a single genomic window includes:
- the C15H12orf76 gene encoding uncharacterized protein C12orf76 homolog — translation MGREPGSGNQGRSDQAGQRFAPPRAASRLPRAGRMLMLMLLRRRLLRPRPGWGLALLLALALAGPGWAAGPAERSRPYAVLRRQNLVLMGSIFSILLITMILMAVCVYKPIRRR, via the exons atggggagGGAGCCCGGGAGCGGGAACCAAGGCAGATCGGACCAGGCAGGCCAGCGCTtcgccccgccccgcgccgcgTCCCGGCTTCCCCGCGCCGGGAGGATGCTGATGCTGATGCTGctgcggcggcggctgctgcggccgcggccgggctgggggctcgcCCTGCTGCTGGCGCTGGCGCtggcggggccgggctgggcgGCGGGGCCCGCGGAGCGGAGCCGGCCCTACGCCGTGCTGCGGAGACAGAACCTGG TGCTCATGGGGAGCATCTTCAGTATCCTGTTGATCACCATGATCCTGATGGCAGTGTGTGTCTACAAGCCCATTCGACGACGGTAG